Below is a genomic region from Fusarium oxysporum Fo47 chromosome XI, complete sequence.
GGGCTTCTGGGCTACACCGTGGAGGCCCGACGTACCTATACAGACATCACTAGTTGGTGCTGTCACTGTAATTCTGGAAGCGTTGCTAGGCTTTCTGGAAGAGAATGTCAGCTTGGTTTATTGCAATCCGAACCGCTACTGGACAACTCGAGACTGGATCACATACGGTGGCATATCATATCCGGCTTATGCAAGTAATGCCCGTGGCGGCGTTATTGCTCGAGGTTCATACAAGGGTGTCCGAGTTCCAGCTTTCCAGTACACCGTTCCAGCGCTCGAACTTCTCTATTCATACGAATGGCAGGTGTCGAGCTACCTACACGATCAAGAGCGCTATTGTGAAGAGCTCAATATCGAACTAATGCGAATCGACGCCTGGCTGTCCTATGTTGGCCGCACTGACAAGATCGCGAACGGACCCACAGACCTATTGAAGGGAGCGCCGGCACTTGTGCAGCTGCTTCAGGCCGATTTTGAGGTGGATTTCATGAACATTGACCTCTCAGCTAAGGAGGGTGGTCATCAGGATATACAGGGTCTTGCTGACAATGTGATGGACTTTCTCACGgacgaggagcttgatgaggctgagcaACTATATATACTTGTTGCTTTGCTCCGTGCCGTCAAGGTATGCCAGTGCGTTTTGGCCGGCTCTAATACTCGTGAGATGGAGGAAATCCTGATGAAGGATGTCCAGGCGCATCTCGTCTGAGACTCAGCGCTGCGATAACCGATAGAAAGTGGGAGTCGTGACAAGAAGTAGTAATGACGCTATTGGGGTTTTACGACGAAAGTCTTTCATTGAATGAACTGAACTGGGCGTTGTCTTTTGTTTCATGAGTCTGACCATTTTCGGACTACCCTAAACGTCACGAGTGTCTTATCGTTACTTCCAAATTGGGTAGTTTTACAGATAACGAACCCCGCACCGTAGCGAAACATAAGCTCTTCAGATTTCTCACAATCAACAACTCTGTACATCGCACCCCTCTAAGGCCTGGCGCAGCAATTAAAATACAAAGCTCCTGGAATCAAGGCAAAGATGAAGTTCACCTTGTTCTCCGGCGTGTCCAGTCAGCCACCTCTACCAGAGAACCCACTATCCGAGCCCTTTGAACTTGTCGCTCTTCCTGGACCAGACATTTGGAGAACTCCATCTTGCGCTGGGGGGCGCGATGATTTCAGCGGGCCCATCTATGCAACCCCCATCCCTCTAAACTCATTCAAAAGCGCCAAAGTCACCATCTCCTCAGACTTTCCTGGAAATTACTCTCAAGGAGGTCTCATCTTGTTCATGCCCGAGTCCATCCCAATTACTCAAACCGATTCTCAACTGCGACTCGAGGAATCACCACGAACATGGATCAAAGCTGGAATCGAGAAAGTGGACGGCGAACTTTTTGCATCCGTCGCTGCTGCGAAACCGTACTCGGACTGGAGTTTGGTCAAGCTGAGCGAGAGCTCTGCTACctttgagatggagaaggcAAAGGGATCACTGTGGATATATGTCACGGGTCAGGATGGTAAGAGAACGCCAGTGAGAAAATTGACCTGGGTGGTTGACGTGGCTCCTGAAAATGATATCTGGATTGGCGTTGCGGCTTGTATGCCGAAGGGTGATGAGAGTCAGAGCGGCGGAATGTTGAAAGTGCAATTTCGAGACTTTTCTGTCTCAACCGAATAGTCTAGCGACCGTAAAAACTAGGCATCATATTGTATATAAATAAGTGGTTATTGCCTATTGCGAGAATATTTTACTGGGACGTGGCATAAATCATCGGTCAAGGTTACACCTTACCAATGGCAAGGCGAGTGAATACCAGGGTGAACGGCCATCCAGTTCTTGAAAAGGTCACAGCCTCCAAGCCTTTCGACCGTCATTCCGTAGCATCTTTCATCGCCGTTATCTTTCCATATGCAATGGCTTTGACTACACAATTGCAACATGTCATTCAAAGCTTTAAGGAATATAAGAATACTGTTCAATTTATGTGCTGTATTCGCTCACGTATTCGGCAGAAGCTTAGCAGTGTCTCTTTGTTCATGGAATCTGTTCAAGTGTTCTCTATATATGCCCAAAAACTCAAGTGATAAAAGGCGAACAGTAGCTCGTAAGTCAATTAACTGGAGATTATAGAAAGGCGTCGGAAAGCAAGACTACCCGTCGTACAAGAATGACGGCTTTCAGCACCAACTAACACTGGATTTCGGTCAAGTACATCTACTCGCCATGAACAACATGCAACGTGAGCTCTTTCCCCTTTATATCATCTTGATCTGGGTATTTATCATTGTCTATTGTCTTTCCTTAtgcatcaccatcctcaagtACATCCGTGTTCTCCTGGACCTTTTCCACACCACCGTGTATTACTGTATCATTCCAGTAGGCGTCATCGCATTTCTCTTCTACCTGTTTCGTTTAGCGGCATAGGTATCTCAGTCACTGGCCTCTTACCGATACAGAGATTGAAGATCCTCAGTTTTTAACATGAACTTTTGGTTAGGCTTTCTCACTGGGCTCTGGTTTATGTATGCCTTTATGTCTCCCAATATTCTTCTTGGGCATTTCATAAACTTGTTCTTTCATGTGTCTTGCCTGTTGTTTCTTTACAACTGTCTTCGTCTGATTAAGGAGGCCGTCCAGCGATTCGTGGGTCACAGGACATGAGCCAAGATACCGTATGATAGCTCACTGATGAAGAACGTTTGTTGATACAGCCATAAGGCTGAGGGGTTGATTCAAGGAAACTTCAGCCCTAATATGCTGTCTTAGGGATCAGAGGAGGCAAGAAACCTTAGGATATAAATCCTCAGAGATGAAAGtatttaggtaatttagccTAAGATTAGGAGATTCCGTACCAAGTTTATTTCAGCACACTCTTCTAAAGTTGTAacttttcttgcttcccaAGGCCTGCCCAATACATTGATCTTTTTAGGTAGCGAGCGGAAAGACTACTGTAGAACCACTGAATGTAATGGAATTAACTCAAGGTTATGGGTTGGGATATATGGGTACACCTTCCGACTCTCAACAAGGCGGCCAGTAATCACTGCTGAATAATAACAAACTACACCTGTTTGCACTCGTTAACAACCATTACCTAAGGGGCTCCTTGGCAAAAGGAGCAGACACATTTTGTGAGACCTGTTCCTCTGTCCACTCCCAGAACCGTTTAGCATGGCCAGTCCCTCCTTCAGCCTCCGTCTTTGATCCTTTTACCATTGCAGGGAGTGCATGCCATAACCTTCCCCATGGTGAAACTAAAAGGTCGTCAGGTCAGCGAATCCACAAAAGAGCATCACTTGGACCACTTACTGAATCTGCCTGAGTTCTCAAGAGTCACTTCAGGAGAGAACCCAGCAAAGATATTAACATATCCGCCATAGCGCGGGGGATAGAAAACAGTTTTTCGAAGGATCCAAGTCAGAAATTTACCCTGTGTGCGCCAAAGCTCCGAGTCGAGATTGCCGGGGTTAAGCGGCACAGAGATAATACCGTCGCTCTTGTGGCGTGCAGCATATTCCGTGGCATGGTAGTAATTGCCGAGCTTGCTAATTGCATATTGTTGAAACAGGCTCTGCTTGTTGATAGATTTGACTCGTTCTATGTATTTCTTCGTGGAAGTCCAAAAGGCAGCAGTGGATGATGCCCAAACTACGTGAACAGTCCCTGGTGTAGATGTCTTTGCAGTATTGACCAACACGGGCGTCAATCTCTGGGTCAGAGCAAAGCTACCAAGGCAGTTGACTCCTAACTGCAGTTCGTAACCTTGCTTGGACTTGGAGCCATATTCAGGGAAGCCGACGCCTGCATTATTAAAAAGAACGTGAAGCTTATCTTCCCTGCTGATAAATTCTGCAGCCGCTGCTTGAACACTATCGAGGT
It encodes:
- a CDS encoding uncharacterized protein (of unknown function-domain containing protein), with translation MKFTLFSGVSSQPPLPENPLSEPFELVALPGPDIWRTPSCAGGRDDFSGPIYATPIPLNSFKSAKVTISSDFPGNYSQGGLILFMPESIPITQTDSQLRLEESPRTWIKAGIEKVDGELFASVAAAKPYSDWSLVKLSESSATFEMEKAKGSLWIYVTGQDGKRTPVRKLTWVVDVAPENDIWIGVAACMPKGDESQSGGMLKVQFRDFSVSTE